In Hyphomicrobiales bacterium, the following are encoded in one genomic region:
- a CDS encoding ABC transporter ATP-binding protein, which translates to MREVTDMLPIVIDKVSLRRGGKTVLKEIECVFDNRHKKTLIIGPNGAGKSLLLRVAHGLLKPETGAVRWPNAPDPQAVRDGQAMVFQRPVLLRRTALDNLLFALKVRKVPKAERCERAHAALKRAGLGRLATMPARALSFGEQQRLAIARALAVRPRVLFLDEPTASLDPATTGLVEELVEEAAQIGVRIIMTSHDLNQARRLADEVLFLHRGRIKERAPAASFFEAPQNDLAAAFLKGDLLWWRRQSIYTGEDGNHENTC; encoded by the coding sequence ATGAGGGAAGTGACCGACATGCTGCCGATCGTCATCGACAAGGTCTCGCTCAGGCGCGGCGGCAAGACCGTGCTGAAGGAGATCGAGTGCGTCTTCGACAACCGCCACAAGAAGACGTTGATCATCGGTCCGAACGGCGCCGGCAAGAGCCTGCTTCTGCGCGTCGCCCACGGGCTTCTCAAGCCGGAAACCGGCGCCGTGCGCTGGCCGAACGCACCCGATCCACAGGCCGTGCGCGACGGCCAGGCGATGGTGTTCCAGCGCCCGGTGCTGCTGCGCCGCACCGCGCTCGACAATCTTCTGTTCGCGCTGAAGGTCCGTAAGGTGCCGAAGGCAGAGCGCTGCGAGCGCGCGCACGCCGCGTTGAAACGCGCCGGCCTCGGGCGGCTGGCGACGATGCCGGCGCGCGCGCTGTCATTTGGTGAGCAGCAGCGGCTGGCGATTGCCCGCGCGCTTGCCGTGCGCCCGCGCGTTCTCTTCCTCGACGAACCGACCGCGAGCCTCGATCCGGCAACGACCGGGCTCGTCGAGGAACTGGTCGAGGAAGCGGCTCAGATCGGGGTGCGCATCATCATGACCAGTCACGATCTCAACCAGGCCCGTCGCCTTGCCGACGAGGTCCTGTTCCTACACCGCGGCAGGATCAAAGAACGAGCGCCGGCGGCAAGCTTCTTCGAAGCGCCGCAGAACGATCTCGCCGCCGCCTTCCTGAAAGGCGACCTTCTGTGGTGGCGGCGCCAATCGATTTACACTGGAGAGGACGGAAATCATGAAAACACTTGCTAG